One stretch of Armatimonadota bacterium DNA includes these proteins:
- a CDS encoding NADH-quinone oxidoreductase subunit M, whose protein sequence is MTQSAIPNLLSLLTFLPLIGAVVVMLMPRPRDLPVIHDPDAEPHAPAVPDDPNRSIVNAVALLFSVLTLFLSIALLAAYRSHAMNSVIGNMQFLEDVKWFHVGSIDVHYRMGVDGVSVMLILLTTFLSTLCIIHSFTVKARLKEFMCFLLLLEAAMLGVFCALDLVLFYVFWEAMLVPMYFLIGIFGHERRVYAAIKFFIFTFAGSVLMLVAIVALYHASGTLNVLALTSVRATGSHNLAAFAMAHPQGMLMMFGAFALAFMIKVPMFPLHTWLPDAHVEAPTAGSVILAGVMLKMGTYGFIRFCLPIFPEQARQAAPIFIVLAIIGIIYGSLVSAVQTDAKKLVAYSSVAHLGYVMLGIFTFTRIGMMGALVQNINHGISTPMLFFIVGMMYERRGTRQISEFGGLKMIAPGLATMLLIATLASVAVPFFNGFVGEFPVLLGSWSSTTTGHWATALAASGMVFSAIYMLWWFQRLMLGPVTRPLNLKFPDLTRNEWLVLTPLAVVIFWFGLGSSFWTQKMNTTVTYLLRGAGAEDTDLPAVRLYNAVFDRQSLRRTHASPSEERSTLAWLDSGVDQRSVLRGINPATRPLAAGGTSPAPGRPAAGGNAAGPARRASPSQGATGAPPSAPPGPSAGPGHGGPRITGASR, encoded by the coding sequence ATGACGCAGTCGGCCATACCGAATCTACTTTCGCTCCTCACCTTCCTACCGCTCATCGGCGCGGTGGTGGTGATGCTGATGCCGCGTCCGCGCGATCTTCCGGTGATCCACGATCCGGATGCCGAGCCGCACGCGCCCGCTGTACCGGACGACCCCAATCGCAGCATCGTAAACGCGGTGGCGCTCCTCTTCTCGGTACTCACTCTGTTCCTGTCGATTGCACTGCTGGCTGCATACCGAAGCCACGCCATGAACAGCGTGATCGGCAACATGCAGTTCCTGGAAGACGTCAAGTGGTTCCACGTCGGCTCGATCGACGTGCACTACCGTATGGGCGTGGATGGCGTCAGCGTGATGCTCATCCTGCTTACCACCTTCCTCTCCACGCTCTGCATCATCCACTCCTTCACCGTAAAGGCGCGGCTCAAGGAGTTCATGTGCTTCCTGCTGCTGCTGGAAGCGGCCATGCTGGGCGTCTTCTGCGCCCTCGACCTGGTGCTTTTCTACGTGTTCTGGGAAGCGATGCTGGTGCCGATGTACTTCCTCATCGGTATCTTTGGCCACGAGCGCCGCGTCTACGCCGCCATCAAGTTCTTTATCTTCACGTTCGCGGGAAGCGTGCTGATGCTTGTGGCCATCGTGGCGCTGTACCACGCATCGGGAACGCTGAATGTGCTTGCGCTCACCAGCGTACGCGCCACAGGCTCGCACAACCTGGCCGCGTTTGCCATGGCGCATCCGCAGGGGATGCTGATGATGTTTGGCGCCTTTGCCCTGGCCTTCATGATCAAGGTGCCGATGTTCCCGCTCCACACCTGGCTGCCGGACGCACACGTTGAGGCGCCAACCGCCGGCAGCGTGATTCTGGCCGGCGTCATGCTCAAGATGGGCACCTACGGGTTTATCCGATTCTGCTTGCCGATCTTCCCGGAACAGGCCCGGCAAGCCGCCCCGATCTTCATCGTACTGGCGATTATCGGTATCATCTACGGCTCGCTTGTATCCGCGGTTCAAACCGACGCCAAGAAGTTGGTCGCATACTCCAGCGTGGCTCACCTCGGCTATGTGATGTTGGGGATATTTACCTTCACGCGCATCGGCATGATGGGCGCACTGGTACAGAACATCAATCACGGCATCTCAACGCCGATGCTGTTCTTCATTGTCGGGATGATGTACGAAAGGCGCGGGACGAGACAGATATCGGAGTTTGGGGGCCTCAAGATGATCGCCCCGGGGCTCGCCACGATGCTGCTCATCGCAACATTGGCCAGTGTTGCCGTACCCTTCTTCAACGGGTTCGTGGGCGAGTTCCCGGTGCTGCTCGGCAGCTGGAGCTCCACCACCACGGGGCATTGGGCCACCGCACTGGCGGCCTCAGGCATGGTCTTCTCGGCGATCTATATGCTCTGGTGGTTTCAGCGCCTCATGCTCGGACCCGTCACACGCCCGCTCAACTTGAAGTTCCCGGACTTGACGCGCAATGAATGGCTGGTGCTTACGCCGCTGGCCGTGGTGATCTTCTGGTTCGGCCTCGGCTCCAGTTTCTGGACGCAGAAGATGAACACCACCGTTACCTATCTGCTCCGCGGCGCCGGCGCCGAAGATACCGACTTGCCGGCGGTACGCCTCTACAACGCGGTATTTGACCGCCAATCGTTGCGGCGCACGCACGCATCTCCGTCGGAGGAGCGTTCCACGCTGGCATGGCTTGACAGTGGCGTAGACCAGCGGTCCGTGCTTCGCGGAATCAATCCCGCCACGCGACCGCTTGCTGCCGGCGGCACATCGCCTGCGCCGGGCAGGCCGGCCGCGGGCGGAAACGCCGCTGGGCCGGCGCGTCGAGCGTCGCCATCCCAGGGCGCCACCGGAGCGCCTCCCTCTGCGCCACCGGGTCCATCCGCCGGACCTGGCCATGGCGGACCTCGCATAACAGGAGCAAGCCGATGA